The Montipora capricornis isolate CH-2021 chromosome 1, ASM3666992v2, whole genome shotgun sequence genome contains a region encoding:
- the LOC138045182 gene encoding sterile alpha motif domain-containing protein 9-like: MAMQEAFKHDGKNAELREENTCDGFSQSKTPAFVVQETQITSAEGSEDVFKKEPITMEKLTETNGAKRKKKKKRKKNTNLAFAAATEQGNTNEMTPPVEEANLDESPSSTSETPPVYGCEDSCKQPSGSSCGKKKKKNKKKKTTKDVTTLSDIGGDDYDSTVREIAANDVDPVNEVTSGDNVVEEQRDNHMKRNPYPQNDVIQEDGGDLQETTTKTVVDEDFEKEVDNAVESDNNCDCKSEEVVELVTAGEDFLVSDKTAKSYSSQATEVVSAVNVNLDTPACDGLEETGDRDEIEEVKLSDAEDNSNVDIDKGGAFTMATQEAFKNNGKNAELREENTCDEFSQSKTPAFVEQETPITSSEGSEDVSKEESIPVEKLTETNGAKRKKKKKRKKNTNIALTAATEQGNANEMTPSVEETNLDENPSSTRETRPVDGHESSCKQSSGSSSGKKKNKKKKKKKTKDVTTLGAVGDVIQEDGGDLQETTTKTVVDKDFEKEVDNAVESDNNCDCTSEEVVELVTAGDADAEDNSNVEMDKEGRNILCILKLVYGVGLRTLRKLFKGIHPSWSNQPSDAAGFSKGKMNVCKEAQAIFNTGNIEEWDFSLMTTVLLYSPTCSVAINKRPGYEVALRELKECRNKLLGHPSSDKMSDGAFNYFWPLLSANFVTLGADSREINDIKRKSDEIYATSECYKQLFLAEQERNKHEFESIHKKLDDILANQRASGASSVEPLEERSGPQWDEWQTFREGIDAFDTQKNQYILVTDTVPKENLESYSLLKSVSWKMILDFDPLSEVEGFYREFTSREGQRNLLSMFTPAELNQSTMKSLFRQIDPNKTQWVFVKGRSGDNYVESKEFLAWETSAVKGISSLFRCCSDPETFDQLKPVICVILPFRSENIPFLEVTLSRLTENFNNLNLKFVSVDNKNWPSEISEKFDVREFGLSPKILSLGFKDLLDTTSDKKLRMPTSQGGLPVYLSARQYLYIKEHLEILYAGCENLQDDPTEAEEQQHDYLEQQRKSFLSGNEISFASLFDNHDATRDIEREIQIHVQRLLDRDQGLTKPLIVEIRHSPGSGGTTIARRVLWDLHKAYPCALINVSSYRYSEDDKAFPNEVAERIIALEEICNTAPLILIDGKQAGAIEGLCNKLCRILQNRGKRALLLQCLRGLKADSKRNAESCLVHKVFTVNVKLQESVSDLREFKSKYKEYIDTIDESMGKKSAMSDACRVFHFPLLAMLEEFRPKLETIIEDTFNELGGIQQEIAKIVAFLQKYTSLPTPALLLYEIFKEYIRVQETNKGATYSDIKELFSEFLMNLMIPAKPRRLEKESLPESYTFQHPLVADLILKRVYHLQKLDLFAIVENFIQFPIYQKEPLLPLLFELFVYNKQGETERLKFSILFEELKGIDSDRAAEIFCKAAENLNDSVMFGNAARFCARKEPPSFPKAKELIQRALEVHGSDTKPGYKNLCHTKGVVLHFEMIHLINSGEVANLVCLEDVASKVLEAHREARNFPPTYPHPLIGEVEVWLECLKWIMDKECGGDTEKTLEFVINKSPPFFRSCINDSFYLLDIVDGIVQSVSHLADPSETKRLCDELRLSLMTMVRKQYAPTGRRKPVEDIVEACKAICTTKHFRESSQLELKRLQAHFILRSKSIDGLNKQNLMYLLKLLEELVLKEHEYRLAQHLMKVCILVTGPRCYSLKQGLHVCEKWLVAGRHNCLPDFYQMAICFLQILDGNSLEYMPKYIQALGKCREKSQNHLRRFYATHFIAKDGKGMTRLISRHALFHGETEFTPDNLDRFWQVDVRKKLLECKGRIRVKPSSGREKSHLYIELVQGNLELYVGKNADIGKVQRDFTPGTLVYFVVSFNLEGPVANGITFSPHDPSLETKGDTGFQL; encoded by the exons ATGGCTATGCAGGAAGCATTTAAACACGACGGGAAGAACGCAGAACTAAGGGAAGAAAATACTTGCGATGGATTTTCACAATCAAAGACTCCAGCCTTTGTCGTTCAAGAAACCCAAATTACTTCCGCCGAGGGAAGTGAAGATGTCTTTAAGAAAGAACCCATTACGATGGAAAAGCTTACGGAAACCAACGGAGCTAAacgcaagaagaaaaagaaacgaaagaaaaatacGAATCTTGCCTTTGCCGCTGCAACTGAACAAGGAAATACAAATGAAATGACGCCTCCTGTTGAGGAAGCAAATCTTGACGAGAGCCCGAGTTCAACCAGCGAGACTCCTCCTGTTTATGGATGTGAAGACAGTTGCAAACAACCCAGCGGGAGCTCTTGtgggaaaaagaagaagaagaacaagaaaaagaaaacaacaaaagatgTGACCACTTTAAGTGATATTGGTGGTGATGATTATGATAGTACTGTGCGTGAAATTGCAGCCAACGATGTAGATCCTGTGAATGAAGTTACTTCAGGGGACAATGTTGTGGAAGAACAACGTGACAACCACATGAAACGTAACCCCTATCCCCAAAATGATGTCATTCAGGAAGATGGTGGAGATTTACAAGAGACTACAACAAAGACAGTTGTCGATGAAGATTTCGAGAAAGAGGTTGATAATGCTGTGGAATCTGACAATAATTGCGATTGCAAATCCGAAGAAGTTGTAGAGTTGGTTACAGCCGGGGAAGACTTTCTTGTATCAGACAAAACTGCCAAAAGTTACAGCAGCCAAGCTACAGAAGTGGTCAGCGCAGTAAATGTAAATCTAGACACTCCTGCCTGTGATGGACTAGAGGAGACAGGAGATAGAGATGAGATAGAGGAGGTTAAGTTATCCGATGCTGAAGATAATTCTAACGTTGACATTGACAAAGGAGG GGCTTTCACTATGGCTACGCAGGAAGCATTTAAAAACAACGGAAAGAACGCAGAACTTAGGGAAGAAAATACTTGCGATGAATTTTCACAATCAAAGACTCCTGCCTTTGTCGAGCAAGAAACTCCAATTACTTCCTCCGAGGGAAGTGAAGATGTCTCTAAGGAAGAATCCATTCCGGTGGAAAAGCTTACGGAAACCAACGGAGCTAAacgcaagaagaaaaagaaacgaaagaaaaatacGAATATTGCCCTTACCGCTGCAACTGAACAAGGAAATGCAAATGAAATGACGCCATCCGTTGAGGAAACAAATCTTGACGAGAACCCGAGTTCAACCAGGGAAACTCGTCCTGTTGATGGACATGAAAGCAGTTGCAAACAATCCAGCGGGAGCTCTTCTGGCAAAAAGAAgaataagaagaaaaagaaaaagaaaacaaaagatgtgACCACTTTAGGTGCTGTTGGTGATGTCATTCAGGAAGATGGTGGAGATTTACAAGAGACTACAACAAAGACAGTTGTCGATAAAGATTTTGAGAAAGAGGTTGATAATGCGGTGGAATCTGACAATAATTGCGATTGCACATCCGAAGAAGTTGTAGAGTTGGTTACAGCCGGGGATGCTGATGCTGAAGATAATTCTAATGTTGAGATGGACAAAGAAGG AAGAAACATTCTTTGCATCTTGAAGCTGGTTTATGGTGTGGGTCTCCGCACCCTCAGAAAGCTTTTCAAGGGCATTCATCCCTCGTGGAGCAATCAGCCCTCAGATGCAGCGGGGTTCAGCAAAGGAAAGATGAATGTCTGCAAAGAAGCACAAGCAATTTTTAACACCGGAAACATCGAAGAATGGGATTTTTCATTAATGACAACTGTGCTTCTGTATTCTCCGACCTGCTCAGTGGCGATAAACAAGAGACCCGGTTACGAAGTTGCCTTACGGGAGTTAAAGGAATGTCGTAATAAGCTGCTGGGGCATCCTTCCTCGGACAAGATGTCAGATGGGGCTTTCAATTACTTCTGGCCTCTGCTGTCAGCCAATTTTGTGACTCTCGGAGCTGATTCAAGGGAAATTAACGACATCAAGCGCAAGTCTG aTGAGATCTACGCAACATCTGAGTGTTACAAGCAGCTCTTTTTGGCCGAACAAGAAAGGAACAAGCATGAATTCGAATCCATCCACAAAAAACTAGATGATATTCTTGCAAACCAGCGTGCTAGCGGAGCCTCTTCAGTGGAGCCTCTTGAAGAACGAAGCGGTCCTCAGTGGGATGAATGGCAAACGTTTCGTGAAGGAATTGATGCTTTCGATACCCAGAAGAATCAGTACATCCTTGTTACTGACACAGTGCCAAAAGAGAATCTCGAAAGCTATTCTTTGCTGAAAAGCGTTTCGTGGAAGATGATTCTAGACTTCGATCCTCTATCCGAAGTGGAAGGCTTTTACAGGGAATTTACATCCAGAGAAGGGCAAAGGAACCTTTTAAGCATGTTTACACCCGCAGAATTGAATCAGAGTACGATGAAGAGCTTGTTCCGCCAGATTGACCCCAACAAAACACAATGGGTATTTGTGAAAGGAAGATCCGGAGACAACTATGTTGAATCTAAAGAATTTTTAGCGTGGGAAACCTCTGCAGTCAAGGGAATTAGCAGTTTGTTTCGGTGCTGCTCAGATCCAGAGACTTTTGACCAGCTAAAGCCAGTGATCTGTGTCATTCTTCCCTTTAGAAGTGAGAACATACCTTTCCTGGAAGTCACGTTGAGTCGACTAACTGAAAACTTCAACAACCTGAATCTCAAGTTTGTATCTGTCGATAACAAGAATTGGCCAAGTGAAATTTCGGAGAAATTCGACGTTCGGGAATTTGGTTTGTCTCCAAAAATCCTTAGTTTGGGTTTCAAAGACTTGCTGGACACAACATCAGACAAAAAGCTGCGCATGCCCACTTCTCAAGGTGGCCTCCCCGTATACCTCAGTGCAAGACAGTATCTTTACATAAAGGAACACCTTGAGATTTTGTATGCAGGATGTGAAAATCTGCAAGATGACCCCACCGAGGCTGAGGAACAGCAACACGACTACCTTGAACAGCAAAGAAAGTCGTTCCTTTCGGGAAATGAGATTTCATTTGCCAGTCTCTTCGACAATCACGATGCTACAAGAGACATCGAGAGAGAAATTCAAATTCACGTCCAACGCCTTCTTGACCGTGACCAAGGATTGACGAAGCCTCTAATTGTTGAAATCAGGCATTCACCCGGCTCAGGTGGTACTACTATTGCCCGTAGAGTCCTGTGGGATCTACACAAAGCTTATCCTTGCGCGCTCATTAATGTAAGCTCCTATCGttactctgaagatgacaaaGCGTTTCCAAATGAAGTAGCGGAAAGGATAATAGCTCTTGAAGAAATCTGTAACACAGCACCATTAATTTTGATCGATGGAAAACAAGCAGGCGCAATAGAAGGCCTTTGTAACAAGCTTTGCCGCATTCTGCAAAACCGGGGAAAACGAGCTCTCCTGTTGCAATGTTTGCGAGGACTCAAGGCCGATTCAAAGAGAAACGCGGAGTCTTGCCTCGTTCACAAGGTTTTCACAGTCAATGTCAAGTTGCAAGAATCAGTCAGTGATCTACGTGAATTTAAATCGAAGTACAAGGAGTACATTGACACCATCGATGAATCAATGGGAAAGAAAAGTGCAATGTCCGATGCTTGTAGGGTATTTCACTTTCCTCTTCTTGCCATGCTTGAAGAGTTTCGCCCTAAACTCGAGACGATCATTGAAGACACCTTCAATGAACTGGGTGGGATTCAACaagaaattgctaaaattgtggctTTCCTACAGAAGTACACTTCTCTTCCAACACCAGCACTATTACTGTATGAAATTTTCAAGGAATACATTCGCGTGCAAGAGACGAATAAAGGTGCAACTTACAGTGACATCAAGGAACTTTTTTCGGAGTTTTTGATGAATTTGATGATACCCGCAAAACCAAGGCGTTTGGAGAAGGAAAGCCTTCCTGAAAGCTACACTTTCCAACACCCATTAGTAGCAGACCTCATACTGAAAAGAGTGTACCACCTTCAAAAACTTGATTTGTTTGCCATAGTGGAGAACTTTATCCAGTTCCCAATCTACCAAAAAGAGCCTTTACTTCCCCTCCTCTTCGAGCTCTTTGTATACAACAAACAAGGGGAAACTGAGAGATTAAAGTTTTCTATTCTGTTTGAAGAGCTAAAGGGAATTGATTCAGATCGAGCCGCAGAAATATTTTGCAAAGCTGCCGAGAATCTAAACGATTCCGTGATGTTTGGGAATGCTGCACGGTTTTGCGCCAGGAAGGAGCCTCCGTCGTTTCCGAAGGCGAAGGAGCTTATTCAGCGTGCCCTTGAAGTTCATGGATCCGACACAAAACCTGGGTACAAAAACTTATGCCATACAAAGGGTGTTGTTCTCCACTTCGAAATGATACACTTAATTAATTCTGGTGAGGTTGCAAATTTAGTTTGTCTTGAAGACGTGGCAAGCAAAGTCCTTGAGGCACATCGGGAGGCACGGAATTTTCCCCCAACCTACCCTCATCCTTTGATTGGTGAGGTAGAAGTTTGGCTCGAGTGCTTAAAATGGATCATGGATAAAGAATGTGGTGGCGACACTGAGAAGACCTTGGAATTTGTGATAAATAAGTCACCACCCTTTTTTAGATCATGCATAAATGACTCTTTTTATCTTCTAGACATTGTTGATGGCATTGTCCAAAGTGTCTCACACCTTGCCGATCCTTCAGAAACAAAACGGCTGTGCGATGAGTTAAGACTGTCCTTGATGACTATGGTTCGAAAACAATATGCTCCCACTGGAAGACGCAAACCTGTCGAAGACATAGTTGAAGCCTGTAAGGCAATTTGCACCACAAAACACTTCCGTGAATCATCCCAACTGGAACTTAAACGGCTTCAGGCTCATTTCATTTTGCGTAGCAAGTCAATCGACGGGCTAAACAAGCAAAATTTGATGTATTTGCTAAAACTGCTAGAAGAACTTGTCTTGAAAGAACACGAGTATCGCCTAGCTCAGCATCTTATGAAAGTCTGCATTCTTGTGACTGGACCACGATGCTATAGTCTTAAGCAAGGTCTTCATGTATGTGAGAAATGGTTGGTGGCTGGACGCCATAATTGTCTACCAGACTTTTACCAGATGGCAATTTGCTTTCTTCAGATTCTGGATGGAAATTCTCTGGAATATATGCCAAAGTATATTCAAGCCTTGGGGAAGTGCAGGGAGAAATCTCAAAATCATTTACGACGTTTCTACGCCACTCACTTCATAGCCAAGGACGGAAAGGGCATGACTCGCCTTATAAGTCGACACGCCTTGTTCCATGGGGAAACCGAGTTCACCCCTGACAACTTAGATCGCTTTTGGCAAGTAGATGTCAGGAAGAAATTGTTGGAATGCAAAGGAAGAATCAGAGTGAAGCCATCGTCAGGCCGTGAGAAGTCTCATCTTTACATTGAATTGGTTCAAGGAAACCTGGAGCTGTATGTTGGAAAGAATGCAGACATAGGCAAAGTGCAAAGGGACTTTACACCAGGCACTTTGGTGTATTTTGTCGTTAGTTTCAACCTTGAAGGCCCTGTGGCAAATGGTATTACCTTTTCTCCGCACGATCCTTCGCTTGAAACGAAGGGGGACACTGGTTTTCAACTTTGA